tcattttgttttaatttgggCTAAGAGTAAACTACCAAATTGTTCCCTATGATCCTCAAATTAGTCCCTaactatattaatattttaaaatagtctctgtttttgttaaaaatttattaattaagtCCCTCATcgtgtgaataaaaaaaatagaaatatggaTCTAATTGATaaacttttgacaaagacaaaaactattttcaaatattatgaaAAGTTTATCAATTAGACCCATGGTCTATGTTTTTTCACATGAAGAGTGACTTAATTAAGAAACATTTGATAAAGAgagagactattttgaaatatgaatAGAGTCATAGACAGATTTGAAAATCACTTACAAAGATTTAGGATCAAATTGATGGTTTACGCTAATAAATGATAAGATACATCAATTAGGCCCCATTTGTTCtactaaaatatgaatttagcCCATTGTCCAAAAATAAgatgtttttcttttacaatttatttttccattCTATGCTacgtttaatttatttttttaaataaccgTTTGTTCGGATTATGTAAGCTGAACTAAGATTAAGAAACTTTCGGAGTATATAATTCAGAAACTTGAATTACCCAGATTTTTGGAACAACAGTGGCATATTTTATTAAGATTGCATaattgaaaatgacaaaaaaataaagtaaaaagacAAAATGatacaaattttcattttcttcatatagaaatattttcatAGTACATTTACAATAAAATTGAAGCTTATTACACAAAATTGTTAAATACCTAATGCTAATTTATCAAACACCTAATGTTAAACTTGTAGTGGAAGAAGATGGAGGGGGAAGGAGAAGAATATGGAGGGAGAAGGAGCAATGTGGTAAGGTTTGTTTTCTTTCGCGAGCGAAAGAAACTTTGATGGTCAACCTTACACTCAAACAAATAGAGCAAATTTGCAGAGTGACACCATCGTCTTTGTATGAAAATCCAACGATGGAAGCACGTTGCAGAAGTAAAGAGAACAAGAGAGTGTGAGATGATTTCTTCTAGTCATCTCTATTGGTGAGTTAGGTTAGCATATTTCACCAATAGAGTACTGTACTAACCTCAGATATCACATCATGATTTCATTATTTTCTATTGATGAGGTGTGCCCTATTTGATGTAAAACATACCTGGATACCTTTGGGGAACATGTTCATTATAAGGAGCTTCCAATTTCAAATACATACATGACTTTGTTATGATGTCATCTTTGATATATTCAGGAGGGCTGAAAATATTTCTGAAGAAGAAGCAGGTACTTGTGAGCTTCTTGTTTGACCGCCTACATGGAAGTTCGACACTTAGACAAACGGACGTTATGGTGTACATGTCGGTAGGAGGAAAACATGGATGTGTTGAATTGAATGGGGTTTCACCACTTGTGGGATTAAGACCGGGGCTTTTACGATGGGACAAGAAGCCCTCAAAGCCGCATCAAAGACCgttgaccttctacatagagttcaaagtCTCATACATAATAATGTATTGTCTCCTAGATCCATAGAAGTTGTGTTAACGAGAATTGGTTTTCCCATATTTTTTATCCACCTCTTTATCAACGTTATATACGAATGTTCATCATCAAAATACTCGCACATTGTCTTTCaattttgatgtgaaatttgaaaattctaagaaatatgaaaaaacttGTTAGCAAAATGTTAATGGTTGGTTGACTTCCAAGTCCAACCAACCTTCTCAGATAATCTAGACATATATCACTTCAAACTCTTCATGCCAAAGGTGCAAAATTTCTATTGAATCTGACGTTCACGTTCTTAGGGACTGTAATAGTTCTTTTCCTATTTGGATGGATTTCACCGAGGTAGGAATTCATAAGTATCTCAACACTTGCGAACCGACTTTAAATGGAGAAAAAACATGGGTACAAAGTAACAAACTTCATCTATTAGGAATGTTAGTTGCCCAAATTAACGTAGATGGTAGCTCTAATGGAAATTTGGTAAAACAAGCTATGGCAGTCATTTGAGAAACAATCATAGTGAATGGCTTCAAGGTTTCTCAGGTTCTTATGCCATAACTACTAATTTTGATATGCTTAATTAATGGCTATTTTTAAGGGCTTGCAGCTGGCTTGACTACATGTTCATTATCCTAGAGTCTTATTGAAGACCTGCTTTGAACTTAATTGGTGATATGATTAAACTTTGCAAGAAGCCTTTAATGAACATGCAAAGGCTTATATAAAGTATGCttgtataaaatatgcaaaattTGTCTGTAAAGCCTAGCTTAATTGgcaatgccgaaattgttaggttggACGCCTTTACCTGGGTTCGAACATATGACATTGCAGTGTGTGTGAGTTTCAGTGGTGTTTACCACTTTGTCtatagaccaaaaaaaaattaaaaaatatgcagAATTTGGAGCTGCCCTCAATTATTTGTTTGGGGAGGGTCTTGGAATTCAGATAACTAGAAAGGCTAATACTTCACTCCTTGGGAAACAAGTTAGGGATATTATGCATAATCTCCACAAAATATGTGTTCCATTGCGTGCTTCTAAGTACTTGACTGATCCAATTTCTTGGAGCTGGCTTGGATATAACTGATGATACTTCTCAACAATTTCACTCCTATGCTACTGTTTTTTCCCACAATTTCACTCCATAAACATATGCTGCTAGCTCGGTTCAGAGAAGCTAATGAATGTGCTCATTGGTTTGCAATATTTGGATCTAAAGTGGACGACGCTACAAAGATTTGGCACACTCTGTTTCCAGTTTTTCAGGTTTAACTGTTTTTCTATATTTATCTATAACCATGTCCAAAGTACAGCCAAATATCGCATACTACATTCTCTATATTACTATGATGATTGATGGAATTATATCATTTAATCTATAGATTGTACTTGTATTTTTTGTATCAAAGTGTTGAATTTCATCCATTAGAAATTGCAGCCACTAGAAATTGCTGCCACAAGCACTGTCTTAATGCAGAAACTACTGTGGCTTAACAAGCAAAAATCTAATGAAaccttcatttaaaaaatatggcTAAAAATTAGGCTTTTTGCATGTCATCTCAAGGATGCAAAACCCAATGAGACACTTGACAGATTACAAGATTAAGGTCGACTATTCTCTCATAATTTAATATACTGTCAATtggaaaaacaagaaaaactcCTCAAAGTCGGTCTGTACTGTGCTTCTGCTTCCTTATGCACATTTAATTCAAgtttaaacatatatattccTTGGTTTCTCATACTTTCGTGTCCTTCACAAGGGGTATCTTAAGATATATTTCGTGCTTATGTGATTCTGTGGCTCGAGTGTCAAGTGAGGTTTTCCGTTGGCTTAATATCACCATGGTTACCCCTCCAAACTTTTTTGTTGGCAGCTAGAAAAAAGAGACTTCATAATCATAAGGGGTATTGGTTGATTTGGTATACAACTCTTTGGTTTATTTGGAATACGGGGAATGGGATTAATTTCGAGAAAGGGAATAGAGATACCAAAGAGGTGGTTGATGAAATCAAGATAATGTCTTGGAAATAAGGTTTGAGTAGTACTGATTTTTGCAAAGTTATCAAATGCACCATAGAATTTGCTGGTGATTGACTTATATAGACTATATATAAAGGAGACaaaacctatattattcaatcCATGGAATTCATTACTCATGGTAGCATATATCTAGAAACATTCATTTCAGTAAAAGCTTACATGCGGGAGAAGTCCTTGGAAAAGAGGATAAGTTTTCAACAAATTGCGACCTCTGCATTGTATTTGAGGAACTATGAATGTGTATTGTCATATCCTGTAAAAGTCTTGCATTCTTCAAGATATATATTGCAAATAGAAAATCAGCTTCTGCAGCTTGATAGTTTATAACATGAGACCTAACACACTCAGGAACATGATCTGGGTATTTCCTATCATCTTTGGTTGTTTTCATCACATTGCGTTTCATCATCTCCTGTCAATCATGCAAAATAGGGTTTGTAAAAATACTTGATTAGAAGagaataacaaacaaaaaccaataacTATCAATTGAGGTGACAAACAAACCTTTTCAATGTAAAGAGCTTCAAGTCTGGGAAAATTGAAGAGTATTTTCACTATCTCACTCCCGTCAAAAATGACTGCATAAAACCAAGATATCCGAAGTTCcattaaattttcaaacataCGAAAATCTTTGTAATAAGAATTAATTTGTTTGTTGGGAAGGCTACACAAcgcaaaaccaaatcaaacaagAGACATAATAATGGTATAAAAGTGGATGGatgcatcatatcatatcatacatACCTTAGACAGAGTTAGAAACTCCACATGACGAATTGTGTCTCGATCCTCAAATAACCAGGTAGTGGCTTTGATCAAGTTGGATAAAGGTTCAAAGTATCTTGTAGACATGAAACCCGACTTTCCCCTAACACCATTAGTAGTCAAATCCTCCAATTTGGGACACCCATAAAGAACTTTCattaaatcatccaaatcatagAAACGAATGTCACAGAGAACAAGGGTTTTGAGCGAGGGAAGATCAATAGAAAAACCAACCATACTGAGTACAGAAATACCCCACAATTTCAGGACCACAAGTGTTTTGCTGCAGAAAATACTTGGGGATGAAACGCCACAATACCAGTATATATCCAAATCCTCGACGCCGCGGCGTTTTGCTGCTTCGACAAATCGGTTTAGTTTGAAGCAAGGCTTCTGGACATTATAATGCAAAAAAAGAGTAACGGCTTTGAGGGGATGGCGCGGAGAAAGCAAAACTGCTTTCATGAATTGAAAGAAGTGAGTCCTTTCTGGTTTGTACGTGGTCATATCCCTAGCGTCGAGGCTGAGGACATTGAGCGATTCACATAGTGGGACCCACGAATTGGAAACAAACTTTGTTCTGAAAGCATCTTTGGTTGGGAGTAGAGAGAGTATGTGTTTCAGTATATCATCTGGTAACATGTTCAAGTTTGTTGACTGTGGTGGCGTCGACATTATTCTGGTTTTATTTGGTTATGTTTTCGTTTGACCTAAACGCTAATAGAATAATGGTCGTTTCTATTCACTTGCATTCGGAGATATACTTGTGTGCCAAGATACAAGTAAATACCCCTTAACCTATAATGAAAAAATAGGAAATATTATACATTAAATTagattataatattaaaataggaaATGATGATGAAATAGGTAGGACCTCAAAATACCTTttagaatatgaaaataaattaaaactatatgaagatttattaaaaagtataaACGAATTTAATTCCGTCACCAAAGATCAGCGACGAGGAAATTAGAGACAGATTTATTAAATCCGTCATTAAAATTCGTCACtatttcaacatattttagtaGTGTAAGACAATTCGGATCCGAATACCTATACGACCTGACATACTATAAGACAATTCGGATCCGGATATCTATACGACCCGACATACTACACTACTAGAAAAGAACCAATTAGCGACaaccttttttaaataatgactTTATCCGAAGAAATAGAATTAATgtataaagaaataaacaatACCATGAATGaagtaaataataatatcattttattaatagaaaaaactaataaaattctAGATCacacatttaataaaattaaaattgaacgtAGTGAAATAAATAGTATATACGAAACTTTAGACAATATAAAAGGAATTAATGAAgatgaaaacatttttaaaattagagaagtTCTTCATCAACTAGAAAATCATTTagattatgaagaaaataatagaagcataacaataaaagatatagaagaattattaaataaaacaagaGAAGCAAAACAATTAGATAAAATAGTTAAACAAGAACCATTAATACCATCTATGTTAATAAACCCAATATCTTCATGGAGGGGATAAAAACTGAATACATGGAATCAATTAGGAGATCCAATGATATCgaagaaattaaacaattaatggaacaattaaaaatagttgaagaagaaaataaaccaATAAGTCTAGAATTTTGTTCAAGTTGGAATCAACAATCATCAATATCCATTAATGGACGAAGCAAGGGAAGAAGTATTAAGTGAAGAACAAATTGATATGATTATTGCTAATCAATTAGCAAGTATATTTTCCCAATGTCAATCAATCACTAAAAATTCTCATATTAAGGTACTTAGTAAAACAAAGAATATGTTAATCTCAAGCAAAACAAGTGGCAAAATAATCCATGAGAAAGACATGCAACTACTAACAAGTTTTCAAGTACCATTCTACTCACTAAACAAGGAGTTATTAAACTATAAGCCAAGAATCTTAAAAGAATTATGCTTAAGCATAAGAGGAAGCATTAATCATGCTTGTGAGTTGTGCATGCATGAGGAAGGGACTGAAGCAATTGCCAAGTGCACGGACATGTGtctagaagaagaagagaaaaagccATGCTGAAAATGTAGTTGCCTTCATGCATGGAGACATGTCATAAATAGTGTCATAAGATTATGTAAGGGTGAATAGTGTTAGGGTGAATAGTGCTATGAATAGTGTTATGTATGAATAGTAGTAGGGCCTTTTGGCTTATAAATAAAGGCTTGTAACGATAGTAGTGCAAGCTGTAGTAGAAAGCTCTATGCTTGTAAAGTTTCTCTAAGAAACTTAACTAAGTCCTAGGATTTAGTTGTTGGCACTTTAgtgcttttcttttcttgtaatccattttttcatcaaataaaattcATCCTTCACTTACTTAATTTTATTCAATCCACTTATTACTATCCATTATCTACTTATTACTACAAATATATATACCACTAATCCTACTTAAGGCTACCTAAAGCTACGGAAGCAGCGGTGGACCGATCACTAATTCATGAAAATCATGAGCAGGTATAACTACTTAACtttgtttaaattaaattaagctTTTATTATATAATGTTAGCACTTAtgttttatgtattattatttaatattaagtttaagtattttcattttaaaaactagttaatataattatttattaattatggggATATAGAACATTTAAATATAACTGAAGAAGACGGAAATTATGAAGGAAGTATTTTAATTGATCCTactttgtttcaaaaaatacaaaaagaaaatctaGACCTAACTAAGGATGCTAAtatgaaaggaaaagaaaaaattggaggAATAATGAAAAGATTtaaccaaaaagaaaacattatatACTATGGAAAGTTAATTAATGAGTCTCCTACAGATATTGCGGATGCTCAAGGACACACCTATATTAAGTTGTTAGATAAGAAGAAACTTATGGAATTAAAGAGAAACATAAAGAAAGAAGAACATAGGAATAGAATAGGATATATTCATATAGGAGCTATACAAGTATTAATTAAATCTACTTTTCAAGAAGGAGTTAATTCTCCGTTAGAACTAATATTAAAAGATGATAGAATTACAGATTCAGTTGATAAAATACTAGGAGTTGTTGAAGGAAACCTAGCATacgttaaattaaaatttgaaatacatcCTAATATAGGAATCCCATTAGACACTCAAAGACTAGATCAAGCACTTACTCTAGAGCATAAATTCTTAAGAGGAAATTTAATGAAACCCGgagataaaatattttctattactTATTGCGTTAATTATGCATTAACGAATTCACATCATAGCATTACTTTCAGAAATAATAATAGAATAGATGTCCATGGTCTATTCGAAGACATCGGAAAAATTTACTAtccaaaaagaaatgaaataacgGAATTAGGAACTTTTATAAATAGATCAAAGATTTTAGAATTAAAAGGAACAAGGATACCTAGACCCATTAGATTTCACGAACCAGAAAAAGTTGAAGaaagtaacattgataaattaTCTAATCAAGTAAAAGAATTAAccacatatttaaaaaataggatataaataatttagaataagctagactatcaataaaaaaaaattagtataaaataaatatggcAGAATTTAGTattaatgagaaagaaaaaataatacatataagATTAAAAGATTGGGATATAGCTTACGAAGATAGTattgaaattaaagaaaaagatttttatgaaaaattaaaatgtatatgGAAACTGAATTTACCGAAAGAAATAAGGTcaaaaatttgtgaagaatatGGTAAATTATGCGGACAAACAATACTTTACGAAAGTGAGATAGATTATGCATTAGGAAATATGATGGATGACATTTTAATGGACGAATATATAGTTTCTACGTATTATGAAGGAAATCCAATAGATTTTGCCTTAGTAGAAAACAATGAAATATGGGATTATTTAGATGATGactaaaattattaaaagaattccgaaaaaaaattctgaattatCTAGGTATCAAttatttggtatcagagcactAAAGAttcaaaaataactaaaatggaaaatttaaaaaattctaagATTTCAGATGAGAAATCTAGAAAActaaaattacaacaaattttaaataaaatacaaagagaaaaattagaactagagaataaaataaatattttacaaaagaaaattaggAAATTAGAAAATGAGTATAAGCagaactaaaaatataataaccTTAGAACTTATAGATATAATAAATAACACTaaagatataataaaaatattatacattaaattagattataatattaaaataggaaATGATGATGAAATAGGTAGGACCTCAAAATACCTTttagaatatgaaaataaattaaaactatatgaagatttattaaaaagtataaACGAATTTAATTCCGTCACCAATGATCAGCGACGAGGAAATTAGAGACAGATTTATTAAATCCGTCATTAAAATTCGTCACtatttcaacatattttagtagtgatgaaatcaagcttcaattcAATTATCCCTGTTTGCACTATAAGTtggtatttgatttttttcttttacccaattttgatttttcccCAATTTATTTGCCCTAAATAGTTCTATTGCTTTGTGGAAGGCAACAGGACATACCAAAGATtgatagtatatatatatataatatgtttcTATAAAAAACCTCATCTTTGATAGGATtagtttttaaaacaattatatcagagaagaaaagaaagctTTTTTCCACAAACACCATAGACaacatatacaattttatgttaaTGGTTAATTGGTTACTATCCTGGAACACACGTCTTTACAATAATAAAGAACAAGTgtttctaaataaaaataatttcgtTGACACCAATTGAATCTTACTTGATAAACTAGTTTTTTGTACCGCACCACACAATCAAAGTCAAAGAATCTGCATTGTGATTGAGGAAGTGATCATCATAGGATGAAGAAGGATATGGCCACTGATTTCGGCAATAAAAGATACCAGAGAGAGGATTAGTCATGTACAATCAAGGAACGAGAGATCATGTGAGGTTTGTAAATGAATAAATGTGAACTTTTagatcaatttaaatgaatggttggaatttggtgtcaacgaatccgttgacacctggtgtttCCTCTACCTAACGTTCTGCCGTTGAGTGTGTTATGAGAAACAAGGGAAACAAAGTAGCAAACGGTGGAAGCATGTGTGTCATGTTCATGTATTTCAATTACACAATAACCAAGTTCCGCCACAGCATGTGTTGTCCTTTGTAAACTCAGTTTTAGATCTATGCCAAGAAAAAAGTGCATCGTGTATCAGGATTATAGCTATGTAAATTCATCAAGGGATGAATGAGGTTGCAATGAAGCCATGTTGTCAATCTAGGAAAGCTTCTGTTTTACTGTCATCCTCTTCCAtggtttttcaattttatgatTCTCCATATTCAGAAGAACATTGATGAATTACAAAATCACGTTTCCATAAAATTGCTCATAGAGATTTTCCATGTCGATTGGAGAATAAGAGGTTATTGATAAAATTGATCTCCAAtctataaattaatgattttaaaaCGATGAAATTGATACCCATAAAATTAATATCCAATCGATTGGAGAAAGAATGAGAACAAGGAGGTTATTGCTCATAGAGATTTCCAATCTGTAAAATAATGGTTACGGTGAGAGAAaggatgagaaaaaaaatacaagaggTACTAAGgtgtataaaataaatttgatctCACCGTGCACTATTAAGTGAATAATTATTAGCCTTTAGATTAAACCaatttaatggttgagatttggtgtcaacgaatccattgacacctggtgtcaacggatcctgtctcatatatatatatatatatatatatatatatatatatatatatatatagagggtgTATCAAGTGAGAGTACATTTTATAATGAGAGATGAGAGCATTAAATTAGGACCCTAGGTCAAATTGAAAGGTGGAGATGATATTTCACTTAATGTGGTGTATGACTACCTGATTGCCTTTCCTTCTCCAGGCTTGTTAGCGTTTCTTCTTATGTGATTTTCTAACTTCCCTTCCTTCTCCGATCTTTCCTATTCCACTACTCTTCTTCCTGTTCCATTTTTCTATCATTCTCATGTCTCTTTCTAGTTTTGCAATTTCACTCTTGATTTTTAAGTTGAAATTtggattttggtttttttgattGAGAATTGAGATTCGTTTGAGAATTTGAAATCGGTGGTTACGAACATGTTTGCAGAATGCAATCAAACATTGAAAAGCACTGCTATTTAAAGAAGGATTGTTCAAAGAACATGTTTGTTCTTCCCCTAAAAAAAGGATTGTTCTTAATTCTCTCTACAATCAAAGGCagcaatttttatgaaataccattatttaaattaatttaatttcatgattGGATGGAGTTTTTCCTTAAATGAATGGAGTAGAAGATGAAGAGCAAACACAACATCGATGAACTGGAAAAATTAATTGGATAGAAGTAGAACTCTCAATACTTCTGATTTCTGAAGAAGAATGAACATGCAAAACACGTGCAGTTTTATGGGGAAGCATAAACCTGCAAAACATAAAGGTTTCTCTGAGGAAGAAAGGTGTGCGTGCGACAACACATGAAGAAAGCAATAatcatggtttttttttcttatgggcATAGGTTCCTCTATTAATTTTCTCGGCAAAAGCAATCCAACAAGCAGTGTAacaaaaaataggaaaaagttgaatgagtttattaaaaaaaaaacagcaaatgAATGGGGTGAAGatattcacaaaataaaaaaactaagagGAGGATGAACAGAGAGTGTGAGAGAGGTGGAAATTAGCGAGCGTGTAAATGATAGCATAGGAACATGTAGATTTAAGTGAAAAAGATCTGAACCCTTAATTTTAATCCAAGGGCTGTTGTTtgttcctctcatctctcattatAAAATgtcctctcacttgatacaccctctatatatatatatatatgagaaatgcTAAGGACAAACTCTCAAACACACTCTTTCAACACACTCCAATAATAGGAAGCCACCTCACcccaatttttaatacatttcaatttcatattAGGTTGTCGGTTAATTAAACAAAGGATGGGGATGATGTGTCAACATATTATTGGAGTGTGTTGAAAGAGTGTGTTTGAGAGTTTGTCCTTAgcatttctcatatatatatatatatatatctgtgtgtgtgtgtgttttgctagaagacaccttttatgaaggtgtcttttagcaagttattctatgagcatttgttaaaagacaccacCTAGGTTTTAtaaaggtgtcttttagcaagttataactaaaaagttgataatcacaccttgaggtgtgGATTGCTAAAAAACACCTTCATGGGTGTCTTCTATTAAAACccatatatatgtgtgtgtgtgtgtgcagCGCGCGCCCATGcatgttgaaaataatatttaataggGTCTatgttaaagattttaaaaattgaaattttatcttGGAAATATAAGATATTACTTTAGACCAAATAATGATTACGCAattttttcatgaaaacatgtttgttttggatgcttaaccaatgcccttgGGACATCGGTTAGCATTCTCCTATTTAATATAGacattatttatcaatttttagagatcataaaataacaaaataatattcaaatgatacaaatataaattaatattttacttttataaaattttattacacactactactccctccgtcccaaattgtatgacgttttgggcatttcacacatattaagaaatgcaattaatattgtgtggaaaagagatattatgagttattttacaaaattgtccttaataaataatatgggaaagataaatgaaagaattgaaagaagagagagtaataaataattaaggttataataggaaaagtaacattaatgttgcattggtattttaaagcgatatataatttgggacaatttttttttctaaagcgacatacaatttggaacggagggagtataataatTGTACGTTCCGTCGCTAATTTGttatgttgtaaaaaaaaacaattatgttaCTCtatcctctaaaaataatatctGCGTTGCTTTATTCACATGGTGCCGATTATTTGAATAAAGCATACCCTAT
Above is a genomic segment from Medicago truncatula cultivar Jemalong A17 chromosome 5, MtrunA17r5.0-ANR, whole genome shotgun sequence containing:
- the LOC11442509 gene encoding uncharacterized protein, encoding MFENLMELRISWFYAVIFDGSEIVKILFNFPRLEALYIEKEMMKRNVMKTTKDDRKYPDHVPECVRSHVINYQAAEADFLFAIYILKNARLLQDMTIHIHSSSNTMQRSQFVENLSSFPRTSPACKLLLK
- the LOC120580673 gene encoding F-box protein At3g59000-like; the protein is MSTPPQSTNLNMLPDDILKHILSLLPTKDAFRTKFVSNSWVPLCESLNVLSLDARDMTTYKPERTHFFQFMKAVLLSPRHPLKAVTLFLHYNVQKPCFKLNRFVEAAKRRGVEDLDIYWYCGVSSPSIFCSKTLVVLKLWGISVLSMVGFSIDLPSLKTLVLCDIRFYDLDDLMKVLYGCPKLEDLTTNGVRGKSGFMSTRYFEPLSNLIKATTWLFEDRDTIRHVEFLTLSKPSQQTN